The Stappia sp. genome window below encodes:
- a CDS encoding TRAP transporter small permease subunit — MLRRIERLLLDMAAMSVVGLGLLITVSVLLRAFANSGVPDTVVMVRELMVAAIVLPLAAVAAARANIAVEFVANALPPRLRDALVVFGSVVGLFALAPLIWAGWRELAHTATSGAFFFGELSLPKWPGRAIFLFGMIVCWLRLLVMVVSDLAKMARGEPLIDDLPHPPAEEA; from the coding sequence ATGCTGCGCCGCATCGAACGGCTGTTGCTGGACATGGCCGCCATGTCCGTGGTGGGGCTGGGGCTCCTGATCACCGTCAGCGTGCTGTTGCGCGCATTTGCCAACTCCGGGGTGCCGGACACGGTGGTCATGGTCCGAGAACTGATGGTCGCGGCGATCGTTCTGCCGCTTGCCGCGGTGGCGGCCGCGCGGGCCAACATCGCGGTGGAATTCGTCGCCAACGCCCTGCCGCCGCGCCTGCGCGATGCGTTGGTGGTCTTCGGCTCGGTGGTCGGTCTGTTCGCCCTGGCGCCGCTGATCTGGGCCGGCTGGCGGGAACTGGCGCATACCGCGACCAGCGGCGCCTTCTTCTTCGGCGAGCTCAGCCTGCCGAAATGGCCGGGCCGGGCGATCTTTCTCTTCGGCATGATCGTGTGCTGGCTGCGGCTGCTGGTGATGGTGGTGAGCGATCTCGCGAAGATGGCGCGCGGCGAGCCGCTGATCGACGACCTGCCGCATCCGCCGGCCGAGGAGGCCTGA
- a CDS encoding TRAP transporter large permease produces the protein MDGTLVGLVAFAAVIGLLALRVPIAFALASVATVGTFVIFAFRTGEFMPDRAFRPTSSLVFSNSFDLIHSYDLSMIPLFVALGHIAYRADITTRIYHAARVWLARVPGGVAMASVVGCGGFSAITGSSIACASTMGRICTPEMLSMGYDKRLATASVAAGGTLGSLIPPSVLFIIYGIFTETSISKLFLAGILPGILSLLGFLLVIWIWVARDPAAAPAFEGRITGRERLKAALDSWPAVTLFVIIVGGIYGGIFTATEAAAICVSAAVAIGFAQRKLTLRSLWEAMRETCLQTASIFLIAAAAKIFVAFIALTGVAPDVVGAATDAELSPVVLMLAIAAIYLVLGMFLDPIGIMVLTLPLMVPLVESYGFDLIWFGVVVIKLLEIGLITPPVGLNVFVIAGVVGKRVPIDRIFAGIVRFLGVDVLVLLLIMSFPVLSLLIPNSM, from the coding sequence ATGGACGGAACCCTCGTCGGCCTCGTCGCCTTCGCCGCCGTGATCGGCCTGCTGGCGCTGCGCGTGCCGATCGCCTTCGCGCTTGCCAGTGTCGCGACCGTCGGCACCTTCGTGATCTTCGCCTTTCGCACCGGTGAATTCATGCCGGACCGGGCCTTCCGGCCGACCTCGTCGCTGGTCTTTTCCAATTCCTTCGACCTGATCCACAGCTACGATCTGTCGATGATCCCGCTCTTCGTCGCGCTGGGCCATATCGCCTATCGCGCCGACATCACCACGCGGATCTATCACGCCGCGCGGGTCTGGCTGGCGCGGGTGCCCGGCGGCGTCGCCATGGCGTCGGTGGTCGGCTGCGGCGGCTTTTCCGCGATCACCGGTTCCTCCATCGCCTGCGCCTCGACCATGGGGCGGATCTGCACGCCGGAAATGCTGTCGATGGGCTACGACAAGCGCCTCGCGACGGCGAGCGTGGCCGCCGGCGGCACGCTGGGGTCGCTGATCCCGCCCTCCGTGCTCTTCATCATCTACGGCATCTTCACCGAGACCTCGATCAGCAAGCTGTTCCTGGCCGGCATCCTGCCGGGGATCCTGTCGCTGCTCGGCTTCCTGCTGGTGATCTGGATCTGGGTGGCGCGCGATCCGGCCGCCGCCCCCGCCTTCGAGGGGCGGATCACGGGGCGCGAGCGGCTCAAGGCCGCGCTCGACAGCTGGCCGGCGGTCACGCTTTTCGTGATCATCGTCGGCGGCATCTACGGCGGCATCTTCACCGCCACCGAGGCGGCGGCGATCTGCGTCTCGGCGGCCGTCGCCATCGGCTTCGCGCAGCGCAAGCTGACCCTCAGGTCGCTGTGGGAGGCGATGCGCGAGACCTGTCTGCAGACCGCCAGCATCTTCCTGATCGCCGCCGCCGCCAAGATCTTCGTCGCCTTCATCGCGCTCACCGGGGTCGCGCCGGATGTCGTGGGCGCCGCCACGGACGCCGAACTTTCGCCGGTGGTGCTGATGCTGGCGATCGCCGCGATCTATCTGGTGCTCGGCATGTTCCTCGACCCCATCGGCATCATGGTGCTGACGCTGCCGCTGATGGTGCCGCTGGTGGAAAGCTACGGCTTCGACCTGATCTGGTTCGGCGTCGTCGTGATCAAGCTCTTGGAGATCGGCCTCATCACGCCGCCGGTCGGGCTCAATGTCTTCGTGATCGCCGGCGTGGTCGGCAAGCGCGTGCCCATCGACCGGATCTTCGCCGGCATCGTCCGGTTCCTGGGCGTCGATGTTCTGGTGCTTCTGCTGATCATGTCCTTCCCTGTATTGTCCCTGCTGATTCCGAATTCGATGTAA
- a CDS encoding IclR family transcriptional regulator: protein MNEGRSRETGPHGDDDAGAGERGGEQDRRFATTLARGLSVLRAFRPSDDGLGNAEIAERTGLPKSTVSRLTFTLQSLGYLTHARRRDRYRPGPALLALGNVAGASISFVDLSNPIMQRLADETGTLALLAVRDHDKMLLVKTWRPHGVSSIWLEVGHRLPYNGSSSGHAMLAALNDRAFAETVEAADGHRGLTRQRAETIRQDAYGQLVGQGFVIVDASEYFASTIRAVAVPFHSRDLSEPVIFTCGAMPADLSDARMRDEVGPKLRAAVQELERRMGQGSALAQRD, encoded by the coding sequence ATGAACGAGGGCAGGAGCCGGGAGACGGGGCCGCACGGCGACGATGACGCGGGCGCCGGGGAGCGCGGGGGCGAACAGGACCGGCGCTTCGCCACGACGCTGGCGCGGGGGTTGAGCGTGCTGCGCGCCTTCCGCCCCTCCGACGACGGGCTCGGCAACGCCGAGATCGCGGAGCGCACGGGGCTGCCGAAGTCCACCGTCTCGCGGCTGACCTTCACCCTGCAGTCGCTCGGCTACCTGACCCACGCGCGCCGCCGCGACCGTTATCGACCCGGCCCCGCGCTGCTGGCGCTCGGCAATGTGGCCGGCGCCTCCATCTCCTTCGTCGATCTCTCCAATCCGATCATGCAGCGGCTCGCCGACGAGACCGGCACGCTGGCGCTCCTGGCGGTGCGCGATCACGACAAGATGCTGCTGGTGAAGACCTGGCGGCCGCATGGCGTCTCCTCGATCTGGCTCGAGGTCGGCCATCGGCTGCCCTACAACGGGTCCTCCTCCGGCCATGCCATGCTCGCGGCCCTCAACGACAGGGCCTTCGCCGAGACGGTCGAGGCCGCCGACGGGCATCGCGGTCTGACGCGGCAGCGCGCCGAGACGATCCGTCAGGACGCCTACGGGCAACTCGTCGGCCAGGGCTTCGTGATCGTCGATGCCAGCGAGTATTTCGCCTCCACCATCCGCGCCGTGGCCGTGCCCTTTCACAGCCGCGACCTGAGCGAGCCGGTGATCTTCACCTGCGGCGCGATGCCCGCCGACCTGAGCGACGCGCGCATGCGCGACGAGGTGGGTCCGAAACTGCGCGCGGCCGTGCAGGAACTGGAACGCCGGATGGGGCAGGGCTCGGCCCTGGCGCAGCGGGATTAA
- a CDS encoding acetyl-CoA C-acyltransferase, with protein MREAVIVSVARTPVGKAGRGSLNLTHGADMAGHVAAEAVRRAGIDPALIEDSIFGCGYPEYVTGGNIARQAVIRAGLPVSVAGTTVNRFCASGLQAIAMGGHLIAAEGARAVLVGGVESISRVQPPVRSARNPWIEAEKPELYLSMIETADIVAERYGVSRAVQDAFALESQRRTAAAQAEGRFDAELAPMPVVKAVTDKASGETTEVEAVFARDECNRPGTTVEGLEKLEPVRGPGTFVTAGNASQLSDGAAALVMMEAGEAARCGLEPLGAFRGFAVAGCEPDEMGIGPVFAVPRLLERAGLGVDDIDLWELNEAFASQAVYCRDRLGLDPDRLNVNGGAIALGHPFGMTGARLTGHLLIEGRRRRVKRGVVTMCIGGGQGAAGLFEIY; from the coding sequence ATGCGCGAGGCCGTCATCGTGTCGGTTGCCCGCACGCCGGTCGGCAAGGCCGGGCGGGGATCGCTCAACCTCACGCATGGCGCGGACATGGCCGGCCATGTGGCGGCGGAGGCCGTGCGTCGCGCCGGCATCGATCCGGCGCTCATCGAAGACAGCATCTTCGGCTGTGGCTATCCCGAATATGTCACCGGCGGCAACATCGCCCGCCAGGCGGTGATCCGCGCGGGCCTGCCCGTGTCGGTCGCCGGCACCACCGTGAACCGGTTCTGCGCCTCCGGCCTGCAGGCGATCGCCATGGGCGGCCATCTGATCGCCGCGGAAGGCGCCCGCGCCGTGCTCGTCGGCGGGGTGGAAAGCATCTCGCGCGTCCAGCCGCCGGTGCGCTCCGCGCGCAATCCCTGGATCGAGGCGGAAAAGCCCGAGCTCTATCTGTCGATGATCGAGACGGCCGACATCGTGGCCGAGCGCTACGGCGTGTCGCGCGCGGTGCAGGATGCCTTCGCGCTGGAAAGCCAGCGGCGCACGGCCGCCGCGCAGGCCGAAGGCCGGTTCGACGCGGAACTCGCGCCCATGCCGGTCGTCAAGGCAGTCACCGACAAGGCGAGCGGCGAGACAACCGAGGTCGAGGCGGTCTTCGCCCGGGACGAATGCAACCGCCCCGGCACCACCGTCGAGGGCCTTGAGAAGCTGGAGCCGGTGCGCGGACCCGGCACCTTCGTGACGGCCGGCAATGCCTCGCAACTGAGCGACGGCGCGGCGGCGCTGGTGATGATGGAAGCCGGCGAGGCCGCGCGGTGCGGGCTTGAGCCGCTCGGTGCCTTTCGCGGCTTCGCGGTCGCCGGCTGCGAGCCGGACGAGATGGGCATCGGCCCGGTCTTCGCCGTGCCCCGACTGCTCGAGCGCGCCGGGCTCGGCGTCGATGATATCGACCTGTGGGAGCTGAACGAGGCCTTCGCCAGCCAGGCCGTCTACTGCCGCGACCGGCTCGGGCTCGATCCCGACCGGCTCAACGTGAACGGCGGCGCCATCGCGCTCGGCCATCCCTTCGGCATGACCGGCGCGCGGCTCACCGGGCATCTTCTGATCGAGGGACGCCGCCGGCGGGTCAAGCGGGGCGTCGTCACCATGTGCATCGGCGGCGGCCAGGGCGCGGCCGGACTTTTCGAGATCTACTGA
- a CDS encoding acyl-CoA dehydrogenase family protein, whose amino-acid sequence MDLSYTPEQLAFRAEVRAFLAEKLPPRLAEKGRLGKRLTKADHEEWHAILNARGWLAGNWPVEFGGAGWNAVERHIFEEETTRAHAPRIVPFGVAMLGPVLQKFGSKEQIEHFLPRILNGEHWWCQGYSEPGAGSDLASVKTTAVRDGDSYIVNGQKTWTTLGQHANWIFCLVRTSTEGKPQEGISFLLIDMETPGVTVRPIVLLDGEPEVNEVFFDDVRVPAENLVGEENKGWTYAKYLLTHERTNIAGVGFANAALENLARIAALECAGGRPLAEEPLFAAKMAELEIQLMAMATTNLRVIARAAAGQAPGAESSMLKIKGTVIRQEINALTRTAVGPYAAPFPSELLDEGANAEPVGPDYALPATRQYFNNRKLSIYGGSNEVQRAIIGKALLDL is encoded by the coding sequence GTGGACCTGAGTTACACGCCAGAGCAACTGGCGTTTCGCGCCGAGGTGCGCGCGTTCCTGGCCGAGAAGCTGCCGCCGCGGCTCGCCGAAAAGGGCCGGCTCGGCAAGCGGCTGACCAAGGCCGATCACGAGGAATGGCACGCCATCCTCAACGCGCGCGGCTGGCTCGCCGGCAACTGGCCGGTCGAGTTCGGCGGCGCGGGCTGGAACGCGGTCGAGCGTCACATCTTCGAGGAGGAGACGACCCGGGCGCATGCGCCGAGGATCGTGCCCTTCGGCGTGGCGATGCTCGGACCGGTGCTTCAGAAGTTCGGTTCCAAAGAGCAGATCGAGCACTTCCTGCCGCGCATTCTCAACGGTGAGCACTGGTGGTGCCAGGGCTATTCGGAGCCGGGCGCGGGCTCCGATCTCGCCTCGGTGAAGACCACGGCCGTGCGCGATGGCGACAGCTACATCGTCAACGGGCAGAAGACCTGGACGACGCTCGGCCAGCACGCCAACTGGATCTTCTGCCTCGTGCGCACCTCCACCGAGGGCAAGCCGCAGGAGGGGATCAGCTTCCTTCTGATCGACATGGAAACGCCGGGCGTCACCGTGCGCCCCATCGTGCTGCTCGACGGCGAGCCGGAGGTGAACGAGGTCTTCTTCGACGATGTCCGAGTGCCGGCGGAGAACCTTGTCGGCGAGGAGAACAAGGGCTGGACCTACGCCAAGTATCTGCTCACCCACGAGCGCACCAACATCGCCGGCGTCGGCTTCGCCAATGCGGCGCTGGAAAATCTCGCCCGCATCGCCGCGCTGGAATGCGCCGGCGGGCGGCCGCTCGCCGAGGAGCCCCTGTTCGCCGCGAAGATGGCGGAACTGGAAATCCAGCTGATGGCGATGGCGACCACCAATCTGCGCGTGATCGCGCGCGCGGCGGCCGGTCAGGCGCCCGGCGCGGAAAGCTCGATGCTGAAGATCAAGGGCACCGTGATCCGCCAGGAGATCAACGCGCTCACCCGCACCGCCGTCGGTCCCTATGCCGCGCCGTTTCCGTCCGAACTGCTGGACGAGGGCGCCAACGCGGAGCCGGTCGGGCCGGACTACGCCCTGCCGGCGACGCGGCAGTATTTCAACAATCGCAAGCTGTCGATCTACGGCGGATCCAACGAGGTCCAACGCGCGATCATCGGCAAGGCGCTCCTGGATCTGTGA